The proteins below are encoded in one region of Ostrea edulis chromosome 3, xbOstEdul1.1, whole genome shotgun sequence:
- the LOC125676997 gene encoding uncharacterized protein LOC125676997 — MEKDSSLDRITLSLSKLKTELMEMRSQDVKLMKQLISINTTIGSMTNGKHRNPVLRSASVSSLNRRSVDKLSNRRSAEVMCNLKNPLVRHRSAPIMVEDRKDDQNLDIEISEDAGASSLPESANDIASLCSSASSLASANQLSPSYLRPLPEEEDTDDRMYYGILMKNIKLWKYSAESINSSESDSSFDS; from the exons ATGGAGAAAGATTCTTCTTTAGATAGAATTACCTTATCTCTATCCAAATTAAAGACAGAGCTG atGGAGATGAGAAGTCAAGATGTTAAACTGATGAAACAGTTGATATCTATTAATACCACTATTGGTTCCATGACAAACGGAAAGCACAGAAATCCTGTACTAAGAAGTGCTAGCGTCAGCTCGCTGAACCGCCGGAGTGTGGACAAACTCAGCAACAGAAGAAGTGCCGAGGTGATGTGCAACCTGAAGAACCCTCTGGTTCGACACAGAAGCGCTCCAATCATGGTCGAAGATAGAAAAGATGACCAGAATTTAG acattgAAATTTCGGAAGATGCCGGTGCCAGCAGTTTGCCAGAATCAGCAAATGACATTGCATCCCTGTGTAGTTCTGCATCATCACTCGCGTCAGCCAATCAACTGTCTCCATCATACCTCCGGCCACTTCCGGAGGAGGAGGATACAGACGACAGAATGTATTATGGAATCTtaatgaaaaacatcaaactctGGAAATACTCTGCGGAATCTATTAATAGTTCAGAAAGCGACAGCTCGTTTGACAGTTAG
- the LOC125676998 gene encoding uncharacterized protein LOC125676998 — protein sequence MDSDSSVNRITQALSRLKSDLEDIRSQDVKLMKQLLAINNAISSITSPRARNPIARSATFSCSGRKRPTLKYSKKRACDDVMCNLKNPLVRYGSEPLVIDDEIDNNSSQDSMPDLNAESTPTFPLSSSFNGRGSSIPLMSSLSEEEELDDAKYHGILMKNIKLWKQSKKFKEKPGTSVADIHVGGGT from the exons ATGGATTCAGATTCTTCTGTGAATCGAATAACACAGGCTCTATCACGGCTAAAATCAGACCTG GAAGACATTCGTAGCCAAGATGTAAAACTAATGAAACAACTTCTGGCAATAAACAATGCAATATCTTCCATAACCAGTCCAAGAGCAAGAAATCCAATCGCAAGGAGTGCTACTTTTAGTTGTTCTGGAAGGAAACGCCCAACTCTCAAATATTCAAAGAAAAGAGCATGTGACGATGTCATGTGTAATCTCAAAAACCCATTGGTCAGGTATGGTAGTGAACCTTTGGTGATCGACGACGAAATCGATAATAATAGTTCTCAAGACTCTATGCCGGATCTGAATGCTGAATCTACACCCACATTTCCTCTGTCGTCGTCTTTCAATGGAAGAGGGAGTTCTATACCTTTGATGAGTTCTTTGTCAGAGGAAGAGGAATTAGATGATGCGAAATATCATGGGATtcttatgaaaaatattaaacttTGGAAACAGTCAAAGAAATTTAAGGAAAAACCGGGTACTTCTGTtgcagatatacatgtagggggTGGAACTTAA